From a single Schistosoma mansoni strain Puerto Rico chromosome 4, complete genome genomic region:
- a CDS encoding putative antolefinin (Antolefinine), whose protein sequence is MSSCWNETGWWADQEETELSYARDKLDSLLQILKEDPAKTKTSTKYKDEMAGRRDSSEKEKFRSPFYKVSPNDIKRKKRRVPSEEEETYKESFVIKVFERSVDFGQFSENAPLYPMARSWIRNLNQGDSSSWNDVPNVDDDQENSDQLPDCHYTLPKPNDGLTDNDIRIPPPLPSDGQPFLINVENPPKEMSPEGLLEQHIVRWREIRRKWKAACRDNEERYLDSYLILKETYDKFCKDIP, encoded by the exons ATGAGTTCATGTTGGAACGAAACCGGTTGGTGGGCTGATCAAGAAG AAACCGAGCTTTCGTATGCTCGTGACAAATTGGATTCGTTGCTGCAGATCTTAAAAGAGGACCCAGCTAAGAC CAAGACAAGCACCAAGTATAAGGATGAGATGGCTGGTCGGCGAGATTCTTCAGAAAAGGAAAAGTTTAGGAGTCCATTTTATAAAGTATCTCCGAATGATATTAAAAGGAAGAAACGACGAGTGCCATCTGAGGAAGAAGAAACATACAAAG AATCATTTGTCATAAAGGTTTTTGAGAGAAGTGTGGACTTTGGGCAGTTTAGCGAAAACGCACCTTTGTATCCAATGGCTAGATCTTGGATACGTAATCTTAATCAGGGTGATTCTTCATCATGGAATGATGTTCCAAATGTTGATGATGACCAGGAA AACAGTGATCAGTTGCCTGACTGTCATTACACGCTACCTAAGCCAAATGATGGGTTGACTGATAATGACATCAGGATACCACCTCCTCTCCCATCGGACGGTCAGCCATTCCTTATTAACGTTGAG AACCCACCTAAGGAAATGTCTCCTGAAGGATTACTGGAACAGCACATTGTCCGTTGGAGAGAAATTCGGAGAAA ATGGAAAGCTGCCTGTCGCGATAACGAAGAACGGTACTTGGACTCTTATCTTATTCTTAAAGAGACGTATGATAAATTTTGCAAGGATATACCATAA